From one Flavobacterium sp. N502536 genomic stretch:
- a CDS encoding DUF1842 domain-containing protein: MSNLLAGAYLAKGTIGNVGTPGAPVASFSLVVVPSQHSVTGTVVITQAVAGPDSHIVVQVKGKIYPTGFGEVTQVVSLQGQYVQSFPPPAIGAFLADFDAHLAIDNAWNGTGGFSYYEHTVTKAPVKAAKNLKEELA; encoded by the coding sequence ATGTCAAATTTATTAGCAGGTGCTTATTTAGCAAAAGGCACAATCGGAAATGTTGGAACACCAGGTGCTCCAGTTGCATCATTTAGTTTAGTTGTTGTACCGTCACAACATTCAGTTACAGGTACAGTAGTAATTACTCAGGCGGTAGCCGGTCCTGACAGCCATATCGTGGTTCAGGTAAAAGGTAAAATTTACCCAACAGGATTTGGTGAAGTGACTCAGGTAGTGAGTTTACAAGGACAATATGTTCAGTCTTTCCCTCCTCCGGCAATTGGAGCTTTTTTAGCTGATTTTGATGCTCATTTAGCTATCGATAATGCATGGAACGGAACAGGTGGATTCTCTTACTACGAGCACACTGTTACAAAAGCTCCGGTAAAAGCAGCAAAGAATCTGAAAGAGGAATTGGCTTAG